The Triticum aestivum cultivar Chinese Spring chromosome 6D, IWGSC CS RefSeq v2.1, whole genome shotgun sequence genomic sequence TGTTTTTTCATTTTAATTCTTCCAAATTTAATACTTTGTAAACCAATTCCAACAATTGCTCAATCAGATTCTTTGAATTGATTGGTGGCCTGCCGCTTTACTGTTTCACAGTTAGTGGTGGATTTCATACATTGGCAAGTAAGGAATACATACATTCCGTGGGTTGTCATGGAATTCATTCAGTTTTGATTTCACCATGGGATGCAACCCTGCAGCAGACGCATGTACATGGGGATATCTCGTCAGTGAGAACTCagcagaggagggagggaggattGGATTAGCAAGCTAGCAGGCTAGCACCGATCAGCAGCACGGCACCGACCGGCCGTTGCTACCGCATGGGCATGGCGGCGATGGCCCGGTTGCAGAGGCGGGAGACGTCGGAGGGGCGCACCGGCTTGATGAGGAACTCCTCCGCGCCCTCGTCGAGGCACCGGCGGATCCTGGACGGCGAGTTCTCCGACGACATGATCACCACCGGGATGCCGCGCAGCTCTGCCGACTCCTTGACCCGCTTCAGCAGGTCGTAGCCGGTCATCTCCGGCATGCAGTAGTCCGTGATGATCAGCTGCACGCTCTCGTGGCCCAGGCTCAGCACCTCCAGCGCCTTCTTCCCGCTGTCCACCGTCGTCACTGCACAAATTAGAAAGAAGTTTCAGTCCAGTTCATTCAAGGCTCATTTCTTCTCAGTTCAGATTCAGTCATGGAATGGGATGAAGCGGTACCTCTGTACTTGGAGCTGCGGAGGAGCCTGGAGATGACGACGCGGTCGACGAGGCTGTCGTCCACGGCCAGGACGTGCGGCGGCTCCTGCACCGTCGTCGACATCGGGCAGAGGCAGCACAAGGGGATGGATGGAGCTGATGCCTGTTGATTTGGTTGACAAGTAAGTAGCTTAATCAGCTGGGCAAGGTGGCAACAGGAAGCAGCGGTTTTATATATACAGGGGTGGTTAGCGAGGGGCCGTCCATCCCACGGAGTAGAACAGAACCGCAAGAAAAGGAGGCAAAGTACAAAGtacagaaagaaaaagaaagggaggAGATCTAACCAAATCTCGAGAGCCGGTGGCGCAGCGCTGGCCTACGCGAAGCAGAATACTATCCAAACCAATCAATAATCAATCCCCAAGTTTTGTAATTCGATTCCCGGGTCCCCAGAATTATACTAGTACATGTTGCACATGCCGCAATTGAGCCGAGCACTGTGACCCCAGGGCCAGggcagatgatgatgatgatgatcagcaCCCTCATCTGATTAAAAATGCTGAAGCATCAGGCAAGTCAAACGCAGGTGTGAGTGATTAGGAGGATTAGGGGCGCTAATTAAACAACCTCGCTCGATCTCATCCGCTCCGTTCCTGATGACTCACCGGTTATCGTTTGGTTTTGTTATGCTCAAACCTAAACGAGATCCAGATCCTGACTAGTATACTGATTTGGTAGGCTGAATCTCTAGACAATGGGCATGCATGCTTGTTTCACTCTCATGATGATTTCATATCGTGCTAGTTGGTTGCCTAATTCGGAATACATCTCAAGGAGCCGGGCAAACTTGCTAGGTGCGGTGCACTGTCTCTTGTTTCGGCCAACAAAAACTATGCCCCAAACACTGAACCTGTCTGACGGTTTCAGGCCGAGCAAGGAAGGGTTAAGGTATGCAATGTAAGGCGCTGAAATTGGAGCCGAGTTCAAAATAACATTTAAGAGAAGGTGTATCTACCCCGACCGCAGCCTATGTTGCCCACCCAACAGCAGGTGTACTAAACCATCCACGTCACGAAGAGTAACTAATTCTGGAGCACCACAGAATAATGCTTTTGATCACGCACGAACTGTGCACATTCATCATATATAATTAAGAAATAGAGCATCTTTCGGATCATTAGTTTTTGTGCGCGGCAACTACTGCCCCCGCCCTGACCCTGCTCCAATATTGAACTGGCAGAAGCGTGCAATAATTCGCGAGGCAACCAAAGATATAAGAGCCCAGAGATTCTGAAACATGATGTCTGACCTGAAGAAGCCCGTTTTTTAAACTCGTGGAGTCAGTTCCTCTGCATCTGGACCGCCATTCAGAGAGCCCGCATCCATGCTCCAGCGGATGGCGTGTGAGGGCAACATGGCTGGTCGCGGAAGGGGGATTGGTACTGCTCATTGATCTTGGGAGCTGCACAACTTTTATTTCTTTCCGGGGTATTTTACTGGCTCATATTCAGAAGCGTACAGGTGTTAGCTGTCCATGCACGAGCCGCTGCTCCTGCGTAAACATC encodes the following:
- the LOC123146353 gene encoding two-component response regulator ORR3, with product MSSTNPPSATSHVALTRHPLEHGCGLSEWRSRCRGTDSTSLKNGLLQASAPSIPLCCLCPMSTTVQEPPHVLAVDDSLVDRVVISRLLRSSKYRVTTVDSGKKALEVLSLGHESVQLIITDYCMPEMTGYDLLKRVKESAELRGIPVVIMSSENSPSRIRRCLDEGAEEFLIKPVRPSDVSRLCNRAIAAMPMR